The Prunus persica cultivar Lovell chromosome G7, Prunus_persica_NCBIv2, whole genome shotgun sequence genome has a segment encoding these proteins:
- the LOC18769562 gene encoding stellacyanin, producing MANQMGLHIGCLLLVVAVALLKGAAADNYTVGDDLGWTIPPAGSIAYKTWANKKNFQIGDTIVFNWTGSHTVAEVSEANYGNCTKSNPLALYDSSPVPIPLTSNLTRYFICTVDNHCSGLGQKVTIKIGGDDDRWWEGNSASSPTLNIAALLFCSAIAAFFLSY from the exons ATGGCTAATCAGATGGGCTTACATATTGGTTGCTTGCTTCTTGTTGTTGCGGTGGCCCTGTTGAAGGGTGCCGCAGCTGATAATTACACTGTTGGAGACGATTTAGGCTGGACCATTCCTCCAGCGGGGTCTATAGCCTATAAAACCTGGGCTAACAAAAAGAACTTTCAGATTGGTGACACAATAG TATTTAACTGGACTGGGTCACACACAGTAGCTGAAGTATCAGAGGCTAATTACGGGAACTGCACAAAGTCGAATCCTTTGGCTTTGTATGATTCAAGCCCTGTACCAATTCCACTGACGTCCAACTTGACCCGATACTTCATATGCACGGTAGACAATCACTGCAGTGGTTTGGGACAGAAGGTGACTATCAAAATTGGAGGAGATGATGATCGCTGGTGGGAAGGGAACAGCGCTTCTTCTCCCACCCTTAATATCGCTGCCTTGTTGTTCTGCAGTGCCATAGCAGCCTTCTTCTTGAgctactaa
- the LOC18769974 gene encoding uncharacterized protein LOC18769974 isoform X2 has translation MPRPGPRPYECVRRAWHSDRHQPMRGSIIQQIFRVVSEVHGSVTKKNKEWQEKLPMVVFKAEEIMYSKANSEAEYMNLETLWDRVNDAVNTIIRRDEGTETGELLPPCVEVRASRSQRHSNPRIYLTSRAQEPPSAPTRILDRTTDERRPQFPPHRSGNQLNFAKASTGNSAHSVPESYSRINQNTNLNSRRNDPFSRENLPAGHNQLTTMSTNNSLDLGSVYPLYYGAHYQFEECQVGPQVPENTHSRTIYVGKPIVTSIAEPTKHNLFSSQTAENVSHRITQVEVHDKPLETECDLSLRLGPVLHPCIQRSLASETEDIGSSSSQDGGKLNDLSPSISKEICFFPTKTACDRFESTSSMWNSEGEGRSLEATVRKRKAPFCSNEEDGKFCEQPDVLPNRLTDRTTGPGL, from the exons ATGCCAAGGCCAGGGCCAAGACCTTATGAGTGTGTGAGGCGAGCTTGGCACAGCGATAGACACCAACCCATGAGAGGTTCTATCATTCAGCAGATTTTCAG GGTCGTCAGTGAGGTTCATGGCTCCGTAACTAAGAAGAACAAGGAATGGCAAGAAAAGCTACCTATGGTGGTTTTTAAAGCAGAGGAAATTATGTATTCCAAAGCCAATTCagag GCTGAGTACATGAATCTTGAAACGCTATGGGACAGAGTAAATGACGCTGTTAACACAATTATCCGGCGAGATGAGGGCACTGAAACCGGAGAGCTTTTGCCGCCTTGTGTTGAAG TAAGAGCTTCAAGAAGCCAACGCCACAGTAATCCAAGGATTTACCTCACTTCAAGAGCACAAGAACCCCCTTCTGCTCCCACTAGGATTTTGGATAGAACTACTGATGAAAGACGCCCTCAGTTTCCTCCACACCGCTCTGGCAATCAATTGAACTTTGCAAAAGCCTCAACTGGGAATTCTGCACATTCGGTCCCAGAATCTTACAGCCGCATCAACCAAAATACTAACCTCAATAGCCGTCGGAATGACCCTTTTTCACGCGAGAATCTTCCTGCTGGCCATAACCAGTTAACAACAATGTCAACCAACAACTCCTTGGACTTGGGTTCAGTGTATCCATTATATTATGGAGCTCACTATCAATTCGAAGAGTGCCAGGTAGGTCCTCAGGTCCCAGAAAACACACATTCTAGGACTATATATGTTGGCAAACCAATTGTTACCTCGATTGCGGAGCCTACTAAGCACAACCTTTTCTCCTCGCAAACTGCTGAAAATGTGTCACACAGAATCACACAAGTAGAAGTCCATGATAAGCCACTAGAAACGGAATGTGATTTATCATTGAGGTTGGGTCCTGTCTTGCACCCATGTATTCAAAGAAGCTTGGCCAGTGAAACGGAAGATATTGGTTCAAGCAGTTCTCAAGATGGGGGAAAATTAAATGATTTGTCACCATCGATAAGTAAGGAAATCTGTTTCTTTCCCACAAAGACTGCTTGTGATCGCTTTGAGTCCACTTCAAGTATGTGGAATTCAGAGGGTGAAGGTCGGAGTTTGGAGGCAACTGTAAGGAAGCGCAAGGCACCTTTTTGTAGCAATGAAGAGGATGGGAAATTTTGCGAGCAACCAGATGTCCTGCCCAACAGATTGACTGATCGAACTACAGGGCCTGGTTTGTAG
- the LOC18769974 gene encoding uncharacterized protein LOC18769974 isoform X1, which translates to MPRPGPRPYECVRRAWHSDRHQPMRGSIIQQIFRVVSEVHGSVTKKNKEWQEKLPMVVFKAEEIMYSKANSEAEYMNLETLWDRVNDAVNTIIRRDEGTETGELLPPCVEAALNLGCIPVRASRSQRHSNPRIYLTSRAQEPPSAPTRILDRTTDERRPQFPPHRSGNQLNFAKASTGNSAHSVPESYSRINQNTNLNSRRNDPFSRENLPAGHNQLTTMSTNNSLDLGSVYPLYYGAHYQFEECQVGPQVPENTHSRTIYVGKPIVTSIAEPTKHNLFSSQTAENVSHRITQVEVHDKPLETECDLSLRLGPVLHPCIQRSLASETEDIGSSSSQDGGKLNDLSPSISKEICFFPTKTACDRFESTSSMWNSEGEGRSLEATVRKRKAPFCSNEEDGKFCEQPDVLPNRLTDRTTGPGL; encoded by the exons ATGCCAAGGCCAGGGCCAAGACCTTATGAGTGTGTGAGGCGAGCTTGGCACAGCGATAGACACCAACCCATGAGAGGTTCTATCATTCAGCAGATTTTCAG GGTCGTCAGTGAGGTTCATGGCTCCGTAACTAAGAAGAACAAGGAATGGCAAGAAAAGCTACCTATGGTGGTTTTTAAAGCAGAGGAAATTATGTATTCCAAAGCCAATTCagag GCTGAGTACATGAATCTTGAAACGCTATGGGACAGAGTAAATGACGCTGTTAACACAATTATCCGGCGAGATGAGGGCACTGAAACCGGAGAGCTTTTGCCGCCTTGTGTTGAAG CTGCCCTTAATCTGGGTTGCATTCCAGTAAGAGCTTCAAGAAGCCAACGCCACAGTAATCCAAGGATTTACCTCACTTCAAGAGCACAAGAACCCCCTTCTGCTCCCACTAGGATTTTGGATAGAACTACTGATGAAAGACGCCCTCAGTTTCCTCCACACCGCTCTGGCAATCAATTGAACTTTGCAAAAGCCTCAACTGGGAATTCTGCACATTCGGTCCCAGAATCTTACAGCCGCATCAACCAAAATACTAACCTCAATAGCCGTCGGAATGACCCTTTTTCACGCGAGAATCTTCCTGCTGGCCATAACCAGTTAACAACAATGTCAACCAACAACTCCTTGGACTTGGGTTCAGTGTATCCATTATATTATGGAGCTCACTATCAATTCGAAGAGTGCCAGGTAGGTCCTCAGGTCCCAGAAAACACACATTCTAGGACTATATATGTTGGCAAACCAATTGTTACCTCGATTGCGGAGCCTACTAAGCACAACCTTTTCTCCTCGCAAACTGCTGAAAATGTGTCACACAGAATCACACAAGTAGAAGTCCATGATAAGCCACTAGAAACGGAATGTGATTTATCATTGAGGTTGGGTCCTGTCTTGCACCCATGTATTCAAAGAAGCTTGGCCAGTGAAACGGAAGATATTGGTTCAAGCAGTTCTCAAGATGGGGGAAAATTAAATGATTTGTCACCATCGATAAGTAAGGAAATCTGTTTCTTTCCCACAAAGACTGCTTGTGATCGCTTTGAGTCCACTTCAAGTATGTGGAATTCAGAGGGTGAAGGTCGGAGTTTGGAGGCAACTGTAAGGAAGCGCAAGGCACCTTTTTGTAGCAATGAAGAGGATGGGAAATTTTGCGAGCAACCAGATGTCCTGCCCAACAGATTGACTGATCGAACTACAGGGCCTGGTTTGTAG
- the LOC18769145 gene encoding WD repeat-containing protein 11 yields the protein MSSPRASTASTVQDCWDCMLPGPPSRNNFGSADLSPSGLLAFPSGSSISVLDARSMQLIVTLPMPPPAQASSSTSSLSPFVTSVRWTPLPLRRDLLSTEPSSSHLLLAAGDRQGRIALLDLRLKSPVLWFDSDSSSSKLAIQDLAWVQARPDSYLLASISGLSSLSLYNSSTGRCFWRYDAAPEILSCIRRDPFDSRHFCVIGLKGFLLSVTVLGETEDDVVIKELQIRTDCSELLKLERDLAGGVAGNSSSASAAFPLYAARLAFSPQWRHILFVTFPRELVVFDLQYEAPLFSATLPRGCGKFLDVLPDPNHEYLYCAHLDGKLSTWRRKEREQVHIMCSMEELIPSIGTSVPSPLLLALVISQSDSTLQNVSKLYSDVPHSPFPDVDFDNPFDFCDEPLLVSKTHLISISDDGKIWDWLLTAEGAEDNPKDDTNLDISEVPVPGTNTNILVSATGGLDMEASKQTGRSRPSNSTVSHTDTSLKISLVGQLQLLSSAVTMLAVPSPSSTATLGRGGNYPVVAVPLVALGTQSGTIDVVDVSANAVAASFSVHNGTVRGLRWLGNSRLVSFSYSQVSEKSGGFINRLIVTCVRSGLNRPFRVLQKPERAPIRALRASSSGRYLLILLRDAPVEVWAMTKTPIMLRSLALPFTVLEWTLPTVPRPVQNGPAKQSSSSSNDQTSVASDGTSSPTKLSSDSKSSDGSQDDTSESFAFALANGALGVFEVHGRRIRDFRPKWPSSSFVSSDGLITAMAYRLPHVVMGDRSGNIRWWDVTTGHSSSFNTHREGIRRIKFSPVVPGDRSRGRVAVLFYDNTFSVFDLDSPDPLANSLLQPQFPGTLVLELDWLPLRTDKNDPLLLCIAGADSSFRLVEINIIDKKLGYTHQPRSIKERFRPMPLCSPILLPIPHALALRVILQLGVKPSWFNTSSTTLDKRPHLIPGTPKSNEDLRSYMIDLPPVGDPVVPELLLKVLEPYRKEGCILDDERAKLYAKVVTNGCSVRFAFAAAIFGEPSEALFWLQLPRALNHLMNKLVNKSPQKAPVSASVPELDDASMLSRITSKGKSVSGTEKKDAMNQGQLRLMAFEQEDLWANASERIPWHEKLEGEEAIQNRVHELVSVGNLESAVSLLLSTPPESNYFSANALRAVALSSAVSKSLLELAVKVVAANMVRTDRSLSGTHLLCAVGRYQEACSQLQDAGCWTDAATLAAAHLKGSDYARVLLRWASHVLRAEHNIWRALILYVAAGALQEALAALREAQQPDTAAMFILACREIHANFISDLVNSDDESSSSIKDKLLHLPGLGPENEDVVAVSEYYGQYQRKLVHLCMDSQPFSE from the exons ATGTCGAGTCCGAGAGCGTCGACGGCCTCTACAGTCCAGGACTGCTGGGACTGCATGCTGCCGGGCCCACCCAGCCGCAACAACTTCGGATCGGCCGACCTCAGCCCATCAGGCCTCCTCGCATTTCCCTCCGGCAGCTCCATTTCCGTCCTCGACGCTCGCTCAATGCAGCTCATCGTCACCCTCCCTATGCCCCCTCCCGCCCAAGCATCCTCCTCCACGTCATCTCTCTCCCCGTTCGTCACCTCCGTCCGGTGGACCCCTCTCCCTCTCCGCCGCGACCTCCTCTCCACCGAGCCCTCGAGCTCCCACCTCCTGCTCGCAGCCGGTGACCGCCAGGGCCGCATCGCCCTGCTCGACCTCCGCCTCAAGTCCCCAGTCCTCTGGTTCGACTCCGACTCCTCCTCGTCCAAACTCGCCATCCAGGACCTCGCCTGGGTCCAGGCCCGACCCGACTCCTACCTCCTCGCCTCCATCTCCGgactctcctctctctccctctacaACAGCTCCACCGGCCGATGCTTCTGGAGATACGATGCCGCACCCGAGATACTCTCCTGCATTCGTCGCGATCCCTTCGATTCGCGTCATTTCTGCGTCATTGGACTCAAAGGCTTTCTGCTCTCGGTCACCGTGTTGGGCGAGACCGAAGACGACGTCGTTATTAAGGAGCTTCAGATTCGGACCGACTGCTCCGAGTTGCTGAAGCTGGAGAGAGACTTGGCCGGTGGAGTCGCCGGGAACTCGTCGTCAGCGTCCGCGGCTTTCCCGCTTTACGCTGCGAGGCTCGCCTTCTCACCGCAATGGAGGCACATTCTGTTCGTGACGTTCCCGAGGGAGCTGGTGGTGTTCGATTTGCAGTACGAAGCGCCCCTATTTTCGGCTACATTACCTCGCGGCTGCGGCAAGTTTCTGGACGTGTTGCCCGATCCCAATCACGAGTACCTCTATTGCGCTCATCTTGATGGCAAGCTCAGTACTTGGCGCCGAAAAGA ACGAGAACAGGTGCACATAATGTGTTCAATGGAAGAGTTGATTCCCTCGATTGGCACATCTGTCCCTTCTCCTTTGTTGCTTGCTCTCGTCATCTCCCAATCAGATTCGACCCTCCAAAACGTCAGCAAGCTTTACTCTGATGTACCTCATTCTCCTTTCCCTGATGTGGATTTTGATaatccttttgatttttgtgatGAACCTCTTCTTGTTTCTAAAACACATTTGATCTCCATTTCTGATGATGGAAAAATATGGGACTGGCTCTTGACTGCTGAAGGGGCTGAAGATAATCCAAAGGATGATACAAACTTGGATATCAGTGAAGTCCCAGTTCCTGGGACCAATACCAACATTCTAGTTTCTGCTACTGGAGGACTTGACATGGAAGCAAGTAAACAAACAGGCAGAAGCCGACCTTCAAATTCTACTGTCAGCCATACGGATACATCACTTAAG ATTAGCTTAGTTGGACAGCTTCAGCTTCTTTCTTCAGCAGTGACTATGCTAGCTGTACCTTCGCCTTCTTCAACAGCTACTTTGGGCC GTGGGGGAAACTATCCTGTTGTAGCTGTTCCATTAGTTGCTTTGGGAACTCAAAGTGGGACAATTGATGTGGTTGATGTTTCTGCCAATGCTGTTGCTGCAAGCTTTTCTGTTCATAATGGTACTGTTAGGGGATTACGATGGCTTGGAAATTCTAGACTAGTTTCATTTTCATATAGTCAG GTGAGTGAAAAATCTGGAGGTTTCATCAACAGGCTCATTGTAACCTGTGTTAGAAGTGGCCTTAATAGACCATTTCGGGTTTTGCAAAAGCCTGAACGTGCACCAATAAGAGCTTTGAGGGCCTCTTCCTCTGGAAG ATACCTTCTTATTTTGCTTCGCGATGCACCAGTAGAGGTTTGGGCAATGACAAAGACTCCTATTATG CTTAGATCATTAGCTCTTCCTTTTACGGTTTTGGAATGGACCCTCCCAACGGTTCCACGACCTGTTCAAAATGGACCTGCTAAgcaatcatcatcatcctccaATGATCAGACATCTGTGGCATCAGATGGGACATCCTCTCCAACAAAGTTATCATCTGATTCCA AGAGCTCAGATGGATCCCAAGATGACACTTCTGAAAGCTTTGCATTTGCACTGGCAAATGGTGCTCTTGGTGTTTTTGAGGTTCATGGGCGGAGGATTCGTGACTTCAg ACCAAAATGGCCTTCCTCTTCATTTGTCTCATCTGATGGACTAATTACTGCCATGGCCTACCGGTTACCTCATGTA GTTATGGGGGACAGGTCAGGAAATATTCGCTGGTGGGATGTAACCACTGgacattcttcttcatttAACACTCATAGAGAGGGTATCCGGCGAATTAAGTTCTCACCTGTTGTGCCTGGAGACCGCAGTAGGGGGCGTGTTGCTGTACTATTTTATGACAATACATTTTCCGTATTTGACCTT GATTCTCCAGACCCACTGGCCAATTCACTTTTACAGCCTCAATTTCCTGGAACCTTAGTGTTGGAACTTGATTGGTTGCCTTTGCGAACTGACAAAAACGACCCCCTGTTATTGTGCATAGCTGGAGCTGATAGTAGCTTTCGCCTTGTCGAGATTAATAT AATTGACAAAAAACTTGGGTATACCCACCAGCCCAGATCTATAAAAGAGAGGTTCCGTCCGATGCCCTTATGTTCTCCTATACTGCTTCCAATACCACATGCCCTG gCTTTGCGGGTGATCTTACAATTAGGTGTCAAGCCCTCTTGGTTTAATACTAGCAGTACAACTTTAGATAAGAGGCCTCACCTAATTCCAGGAACTCCTAAGTCCAATGAGGATCTTCGCAGTTACATGATCGATTTACCACCTGTTGGTGACCCTGTAGTACCAGAATTGCTGCTTAAAGTCTTAGAACCTTATCGTAAAGAAG GCTGCATACTGGATGATGAGAGGGCAAAATTATATGCAAAGGTGGTGACCAACGGTTGTTCTGTGAGATTTGCTTTTGCTGCTGCAATTTTTGGAGAACCCTCAGAAGCCCTTTTCTGGCTGCAACTGCCTCGTGCGCTTAACCATTTGATGAATAAGTTAGTAAACAAGTCTCCACAAAAAGCTCCTGTGTCAGCATCAGTTCCAGAGCTTGATGATGCATCTATGCTTAGTAGGATAACATCAAAAGGAAAGTCAGTGTCTggaacagaaaagaaagatgCAATG AACCAAGGTCAGCTCAGGTTAATGGCTTTTGAACAAGAAGACTTGTGGGCAAATGCTAGTGAACGAATCCCTTGGCATGAGAAGCTGGAGGGAGAAGAGGCTATTCAAAATCGTGTACACGA GCTTGTCTCGGTTGGGAACTTAGAATCCGCAGTTAGTTTATTGCTTTCCACCCCTCCTGAGAGCAATTACTTCTCTGCAAATGCTTTACGTGCTGTTGCTCTTTCTTCTGCTGTGTCAAAGTCTCTCCTTGAACTTGCAGTTAAG GTGGTTGCAGCCAACATGGTCAGGACTGACAGGTCATTATCTGGGACTCATCTTCTTTGTGCTGTAGGAAGGTATCAAGAAGCTTGTTCTCAG CTACAAGATGCTGGGTGTTGGACAGATGCTGCAACTTTAGCTGCTGCGCATTTAAAAGGATCTGACTATGCAAG GGTGTTACTAAGATGGGCTTCGCATGTCCTTCGCGCTGAACACAACATATGGAG GGCTCTGATTTTGTATGTTGCAGCTGGTGCGCTGCAAGAGGCATTGGCAGCACTTCGTGAAGC